In Planctomycetota bacterium, one DNA window encodes the following:
- a CDS encoding transposase, giving the protein MVQKRHVVDDQLYVHFITFSVYRKRKLLSRDVPKRFVLGTLNRQLKEFGAACIGFVIMPDHVHALIWLPKTHQLAKFMRAWKRSSSMQIRNWLQKRAPEYCLAAGESPRFWQPKYYAFEIYEPDKLHEKLVYMHNNPVKAGLVEQATDWRWSSARWYDQQRTVGVPITWID; this is encoded by the coding sequence ATGGTCCAAAAGCGTCACGTCGTCGATGACCAACTTTACGTTCACTTCATTACTTTCTCGGTTTATCGAAAGCGCAAGCTCCTTTCCCGTGACGTTCCTAAGCGATTTGTTCTTGGCACGTTGAATCGTCAGCTCAAGGAATTCGGTGCGGCTTGCATAGGGTTTGTGATCATGCCAGATCATGTACACGCGCTCATTTGGCTACCCAAAACGCATCAACTAGCCAAGTTCATGCGAGCCTGGAAGCGCTCATCGAGCATGCAGATTCGGAACTGGTTGCAGAAGCGAGCTCCGGAATACTGCTTAGCTGCCGGGGAGAGTCCGAGGTTCTGGCAGCCCAAGTATTATGCGTTTGAGATCTATGAACCTGACAAACTGCACGAAAAGCTGGTCTACATGCACAACAATCCCGTGAAGGCCGGACTTGTAGAGCAGGCGACCGATTGGCGCTGGAGTTCGGCGCGCTGGTATGATCAGCAACGTACCGTCGGTGTGCCGATTACCTGGATTGACTAG
- the rnr gene encoding ribonuclease R, whose product MSEQNSKREPWEEAIVAFVNQENYRPVKPRVLAEQLNVSEEDTVAFRRVVKRLVKQGKLKFGAKHRVGPPGLSQHELHDRQQKTKHRGETITGTFRRAQGGFGFVRPANTAPSEGRDRDIYIAQEDSLDAATGDVVLVRAKKKGGGKRDGRFGGLRGEIVEIVERQTRRFVGSYFEAGGSAFVQVNGTLFNRPIAVGDPGAHTVQTDDQVVIEMLRFPTQWQDGEAVIVEVLGARGQPGIDTLTVIRQFDLPDEFDDETLQDARAEADRFDESIPPGRTDLTGEVIITIDPIDARDFDDAISLACNSEGHWRLGVHIADVSHFVRPGSALDREAYGRATSVYLPDRVIPMLPELISNGLASLQPDKVRYVKTAFIDFSPEGIRTGVELHSAAIRSRRRFTYEEVDEYLANPEAWREKVTPEVHSLLGRMHELAMILRGRRIKRGALELTMQEIKVKLDKSGQVTGAVRVENTVSHQIIEEFMLAANEAVAEKLADAGVAFLRRVHAAPSPLKLKALNEFMTALGFETEGMHSRFELQQLLKDVAGQPEQYAVNYAVLRSLQRAEYSPVEEGHFALASKCYCHFTSPIRRYPDLTIHRLVNSLVHKGKAASDETELMVQGQHCSANERRAEDAERELVKIKLLTYMQDRIGEEMDAVLTGVESFGLFAQGIELPAEGLIHVTSLEDDRYMYDKATHSLTGRRHGNQYRLGDRVRVKIARVDIERRVLDLRLVRDLGRPQDAKHGGQRHEPRGSKRPRPAKHEKRGSKPTGKPAKRRGKHNRNRE is encoded by the coding sequence ATGAGTGAACAGAATTCCAAGCGTGAACCTTGGGAAGAGGCCATCGTGGCCTTTGTCAATCAAGAGAATTACCGGCCGGTCAAGCCGCGAGTGTTGGCCGAGCAGCTCAATGTCTCGGAAGAGGACACGGTGGCGTTTCGCCGGGTGGTCAAGCGACTGGTCAAGCAAGGCAAGCTGAAGTTCGGCGCCAAGCACCGCGTCGGCCCGCCGGGCCTCAGCCAGCACGAGTTGCACGATCGCCAGCAGAAGACCAAACATCGCGGCGAGACGATCACCGGAACATTTCGCCGGGCACAAGGGGGCTTTGGCTTCGTGCGGCCCGCCAATACCGCGCCGAGCGAAGGGCGCGATCGCGACATTTATATCGCCCAGGAAGACTCACTCGACGCGGCCACTGGCGACGTGGTGTTGGTCCGCGCCAAGAAGAAAGGTGGCGGCAAGCGCGACGGTCGCTTCGGCGGCTTGCGTGGCGAGATTGTCGAGATCGTCGAACGCCAGACGCGCCGCTTTGTCGGCAGCTATTTCGAGGCCGGCGGCAGCGCGTTTGTGCAAGTCAACGGCACGTTGTTCAATCGGCCAATCGCGGTCGGCGACCCGGGCGCTCACACGGTCCAGACCGACGACCAAGTCGTGATCGAGATGCTCCGCTTCCCCACTCAGTGGCAGGACGGCGAAGCGGTGATCGTCGAAGTACTGGGCGCGCGCGGTCAACCGGGCATCGACACGTTGACGGTGATTCGGCAGTTCGACCTGCCCGACGAGTTCGATGACGAGACGTTGCAAGACGCCCGGGCCGAAGCCGACCGGTTCGACGAATCAATTCCGCCGGGGCGCACTGATCTGACTGGCGAGGTGATCATCACCATCGACCCGATCGACGCTCGCGACTTTGACGACGCGATTTCGCTGGCCTGCAACTCGGAAGGGCACTGGCGCTTGGGCGTGCATATCGCCGACGTGTCCCACTTTGTGCGGCCGGGCAGCGCGCTCGATCGCGAAGCGTACGGGCGCGCCACGAGTGTTTACTTGCCTGATCGCGTCATCCCGATGCTGCCCGAGCTGATCTCGAACGGCCTGGCCAGTCTTCAGCCCGACAAAGTTCGGTATGTGAAGACGGCGTTCATCGACTTCTCGCCCGAGGGGATTCGCACCGGCGTTGAGTTGCACTCGGCCGCCATTCGCAGCCGGCGGCGGTTCACCTATGAAGAAGTCGACGAGTACCTGGCAAATCCCGAGGCCTGGCGCGAGAAAGTGACGCCCGAGGTACACTCGCTTCTGGGGCGGATGCACGAGCTGGCGATGATTCTGCGCGGGCGGCGAATCAAGCGTGGGGCGCTCGAGCTGACCATGCAAGAAATCAAGGTCAAGCTCGACAAGAGCGGCCAGGTGACCGGCGCCGTCCGCGTCGAAAATACGGTCAGCCATCAGATCATCGAAGAGTTCATGCTGGCCGCCAACGAAGCGGTGGCCGAGAAGCTGGCCGACGCCGGGGTGGCGTTCCTGCGGCGCGTCCACGCCGCGCCGTCGCCGCTAAAGCTCAAGGCGCTCAACGAGTTCATGACCGCGCTCGGCTTCGAGACCGAAGGGATGCACAGCCGCTTCGAGCTACAGCAGTTGCTGAAAGACGTCGCGGGACAGCCCGAGCAATATGCCGTGAACTACGCCGTGCTGCGCAGTTTGCAGCGGGCCGAGTACAGCCCCGTCGAGGAAGGTCACTTCGCGCTGGCCAGCAAGTGTTATTGTCACTTCACCAGCCCGATCCGCCGCTACCCGGACCTGACGATTCATCGCTTGGTCAATTCGCTCGTTCACAAGGGCAAAGCGGCCAGCGACGAGACCGAGTTGATGGTTCAAGGTCAGCACTGCTCGGCCAACGAGCGCCGCGCCGAGGACGCCGAGCGCGAGCTGGTCAAGATCAAGCTGCTGACGTACATGCAGGACCGCATTGGCGAAGAGATGGACGCCGTGCTGACCGGCGTCGAATCGTTCGGCTTGTTCGCCCAAGGGATCGAGCTGCCGGCCGAAGGGCTGATTCACGTCACGTCGTTGGAAGACGACCGGTACATGTACGACAAGGCGACCCATTCGCTGACCGGCCGCCGTCACGGCAATCAGTACCGGTTGGGGGATCGGGTGCGAGTGAAGATCGCCCGAGTCGACATCGAGCGGCGCGTGCTCGACTTGCGCTTGGTGCGCGACCTGGGACGCCCCCAGGACGCCAAGCACGGCGGCCAGCGTCACGAACCGCGTGGCAGCAAACGTCCCCGCCCCGCCAAGCACGAAAAACGCGGCAGCAAGCCCACCGGCAAGCCGGCCAAGCGCCGCGGCAAGCACAATCGCAACAGGGAGTAA
- a CDS encoding HD domain-containing protein, which yields MARRNVKELGHQDSIDQIFLAAQKQLRPNRNGNLYLQVELSDRTGSISGRMWNATEADYRGFEDGEFVRVEGATQLYQGAIQLIFTNICRAREQEVDPADFMPLTPAEIDRMAVEVAKILRSLGNPALRNLAECFLTDAEFMSRFTRAPAGVKNHHAYIGGLLEHVLQLMQVVRAVAPCYPVLDVDLLMMGAFLHDMGKIEELAYDRGFSYTDEGQLIGHLVMAVGMLDAKLRDAERLAGEPFPQEMALRLKHMIVSHHGQYEYGSPKLPMTLEAMALNLLDTMDARIHSFAQLMRDDPNLDSPWTSFNQALARKLFKGAPTEDNNGR from the coding sequence ATGGCGCGGCGCAACGTCAAGGAACTTGGGCATCAGGACTCGATCGACCAGATTTTTCTGGCCGCGCAAAAACAGCTCCGCCCCAACCGGAACGGCAACCTTTACTTGCAGGTTGAACTGTCGGACCGGACCGGTTCGATCAGCGGCCGCATGTGGAACGCCACCGAGGCAGACTACCGCGGCTTTGAAGACGGGGAGTTCGTCCGGGTCGAGGGAGCGACCCAGCTCTACCAGGGGGCGATCCAACTGATCTTCACGAACATCTGCCGGGCGCGCGAGCAAGAAGTCGATCCGGCCGATTTCATGCCGTTGACGCCGGCCGAGATCGATCGGATGGCGGTCGAGGTGGCCAAGATTCTGCGCAGCCTGGGGAACCCGGCGCTGCGGAACCTGGCCGAATGCTTTTTGACCGATGCCGAGTTCATGAGTCGGTTCACCCGAGCGCCGGCCGGCGTGAAGAACCATCACGCCTACATCGGCGGCTTGCTCGAGCACGTGCTGCAATTGATGCAGGTGGTTCGCGCCGTGGCGCCGTGCTATCCGGTGCTCGATGTCGACTTGCTGATGATGGGCGCTTTCTTGCACGATATGGGCAAGATCGAGGAGCTGGCCTACGACCGGGGCTTTAGCTATACTGACGAAGGGCAACTGATCGGCCACCTCGTCATGGCCGTTGGCATGCTCGATGCCAAGTTGCGCGACGCCGAGCGACTGGCGGGAGAACCCTTCCCGCAAGAAATGGCGCTCAGGCTCAAGCACATGATCGTTTCGCACCATGGTCAGTACGAGTATGGCAGCCCCAAGCTGCCGATGACCCTGGAAGCCATGGCGCTCAATTTGCTGGACACGATGGACGCTCGGATCCATTCGTTCGCCCAGTTGATGCGTGACGATCCGAACCTGGACAGCCCCTGGACCAGTTTCAACCAGGCGCTCGCGCGCAAGCTGTTCAAAGGCGCTCCGACCGAAGACAATAACGGCCGGTAG
- a CDS encoding proline--tRNA ligase, with the protein MRWSQTLIPTMKETPEGAEIPSHILMVRAGLIGQLMAGAYTYLPLGLRALRKAERIVREEMDKAGAVEVLMPALTPIQLWERTGRVEAFGNVLINFKVRRQNKQVHMALGPTHEEVITDLVAHHVNSYRQLPITLYQIQTKFRNEERPRFGVLRTSEFLMKDAYSFDTSIEGLNASYDKMYAAYCRIFSRAGLKYLAVEAESGPIGGDASHEFMVVAEHGEDQVVHCESCGYAANLERADIGERKPPAAKAEAGPLIKVDTPQVGSIDAVCKLLKCQSAEMVKTLIYVADGKPVAILVRGDHDANEGKVRRALKATKLEMAPADVVQQVTGAPVGFAGPVGLNVNMWADKDVAAMVQAVVGANEGDKHYTGAKLGRDFNLPAGQFADLRNATEGDPCHRCQKPLAIRHAIEIGHVFKLGTKYSESLDARFLDAKEQQHAIIMGCYGIGVNRILASLIESNHDENGIIWPMSLAPYEVIVSPLNAGQADVMQAAESLYKELQHAGVDVLLDDRDQRPGVKFKDADLIGIPLRVVVGGRSLKDGQLEIKWRNQPEPSQIPLAGAAAKIAELVKAQRDVNA; encoded by the coding sequence ATGCGTTGGAGCCAGACGCTCATCCCCACCATGAAGGAAACGCCCGAAGGGGCGGAAATCCCCAGCCACATTCTCATGGTCCGCGCCGGCCTGATCGGCCAGTTGATGGCCGGGGCCTATACGTACTTGCCGCTGGGGCTCCGTGCGCTGCGCAAGGCCGAGCGCATTGTCCGCGAGGAAATGGACAAGGCCGGCGCTGTCGAAGTGCTGATGCCGGCGCTGACGCCGATTCAGCTTTGGGAGCGGACCGGCCGCGTCGAAGCGTTCGGCAACGTCCTGATCAACTTTAAGGTGCGTCGCCAGAACAAACAGGTTCACATGGCCCTCGGTCCCACGCACGAGGAAGTGATCACCGATCTCGTGGCGCACCATGTGAATAGCTATCGCCAACTGCCGATCACGCTTTATCAAATTCAGACCAAGTTCCGCAACGAGGAACGCCCCCGTTTCGGCGTGCTGAGGACCAGCGAGTTCCTGATGAAGGACGCCTACAGCTTCGACACCTCGATCGAAGGGCTGAACGCCAGCTACGACAAGATGTACGCCGCCTATTGCCGCATCTTCAGCCGCGCAGGCTTGAAGTACCTGGCCGTCGAAGCCGAGAGCGGGCCGATCGGCGGCGACGCCAGTCACGAGTTCATGGTCGTGGCCGAGCACGGTGAAGACCAGGTCGTCCACTGCGAATCGTGCGGCTATGCCGCCAACCTGGAACGGGCCGACATCGGCGAGCGGAAACCGCCGGCCGCCAAGGCCGAGGCGGGCCCGTTGATCAAGGTCGACACGCCGCAGGTCGGCAGCATCGACGCGGTCTGCAAGTTGCTCAAATGCCAGTCCGCCGAAATGGTCAAGACGCTCATTTATGTTGCCGACGGCAAACCGGTGGCTATCCTGGTGCGCGGCGATCACGACGCGAACGAAGGGAAGGTCCGCCGCGCGCTGAAGGCCACGAAGCTCGAAATGGCACCGGCCGACGTGGTGCAACAAGTCACCGGCGCGCCGGTCGGCTTTGCCGGCCCGGTCGGCCTGAACGTGAACATGTGGGCCGACAAGGACGTGGCCGCAATGGTGCAAGCCGTCGTTGGCGCGAACGAAGGAGACAAGCACTACACCGGCGCGAAGCTGGGGCGCGATTTCAATCTGCCAGCCGGGCAGTTCGCCGATCTGCGCAATGCAACTGAGGGCGATCCTTGCCATCGCTGTCAAAAGCCGCTGGCCATTCGCCACGCCATCGAAATTGGCCACGTCTTCAAGCTGGGGACCAAGTATTCCGAATCGCTCGACGCCCGCTTCCTTGACGCCAAGGAGCAGCAGCACGCGATCATCATGGGCTGCTACGGGATCGGCGTGAATCGGATCCTCGCGTCGTTGATCGAAAGCAATCACGACGAGAACGGCATCATTTGGCCGATGTCGCTGGCGCCGTACGAGGTCATCGTTTCGCCGTTGAATGCCGGCCAGGCCGATGTGATGCAAGCGGCCGAGTCGCTTTACAAAGAGCTGCAACACGCCGGCGTTGACGTGCTGCTCGACGATCGCGACCAGCGGCCGGGCGTGAAGTTCAAAGACGCCGACCTGATCGGCATTCCGCTGCGCGTGGTGGTCGGCGGTCGCAGCCTGAAAGACGGCCAACTCGAAATCAAGTGGCGCAACCAGCCCGAGCCGAGCCAGATTCCGCTGGCCGGCGCGGCCGCCAAGATTGCCGAGCTGGTCAAGGCCCAGCGAGACGTCAATGCCTGA
- a CDS encoding MFS transporter has protein sequence MPEPDATSDATHAIPAPGDKPALAAKPALSRNVKVLGWCSLLNDISSEMTFPLLPQFVTHVLHGTAVDLGWIQGLADSVASLLKLTSGGLSDRIGARKPLVILGYGLTALVRPLAGLATLPWHLTATYVTDRLGKGIRTTPRDALIAETTAPSQLGRAFGFQRAMDHLGASIGPLISTAVLALMHSNPVAVRWLFFGTIIPGIGVVLLLRFGLQDVPPHELHDKKFSLSLKPFDGNFRLFLLAMLIFTLGNSSDMFLLKRAEDLGMPGWQIPLLWLALHLVKSSGSIAAGAVVNRLGARPMIVAGWAIYACVYLTMAFLTSAWQVWPVFLVYGIYYAVTEPIEKKFVADLAGRERKSIAYGWYNFAMGLGALPASVLFGYLYESLGALTAFGFGAGMAAVAAGLLTLVRAPRPEVSHA, from the coding sequence ATGCCTGAGCCCGACGCCACCAGCGATGCGACTCACGCGATCCCCGCACCGGGTGACAAGCCAGCACTGGCCGCCAAGCCAGCTTTGAGTCGCAACGTCAAGGTGCTGGGCTGGTGCAGTCTGTTGAACGACATCTCGAGTGAGATGACGTTCCCGCTGTTGCCGCAATTCGTCACGCACGTGCTGCACGGCACGGCAGTCGACCTGGGCTGGATTCAAGGGCTGGCCGATTCGGTGGCGAGCTTACTGAAGCTCACGTCCGGCGGCCTGTCCGATCGGATCGGCGCTCGCAAGCCGCTAGTGATCCTGGGCTATGGGCTGACGGCACTGGTGCGACCGTTGGCGGGGCTGGCGACGTTGCCTTGGCATCTGACGGCCACATACGTGACCGATCGACTGGGCAAGGGGATTCGCACCACGCCGCGCGACGCCCTGATCGCCGAGACGACCGCGCCGAGTCAACTGGGCCGGGCGTTCGGCTTTCAGCGGGCGATGGACCATCTGGGGGCGTCGATCGGCCCGCTGATTTCCACGGCCGTGCTGGCGCTGATGCACAGCAATCCCGTGGCCGTGCGCTGGTTGTTCTTTGGAACGATCATTCCAGGGATCGGCGTGGTGCTGTTGCTGCGGTTCGGCCTGCAAGATGTGCCACCGCACGAGCTTCACGACAAGAAGTTCTCGCTCAGCTTGAAGCCCTTCGATGGAAACTTCCGGCTGTTTCTGCTGGCGATGTTGATCTTCACGCTGGGCAATTCGAGCGACATGTTTCTGCTCAAGCGCGCCGAAGATTTGGGGATGCCGGGGTGGCAGATTCCGTTGCTCTGGCTGGCACTGCATCTGGTGAAAAGTTCCGGCAGCATCGCCGCCGGCGCGGTCGTGAACCGGCTGGGGGCGCGACCGATGATCGTCGCCGGCTGGGCGATCTATGCGTGTGTCTATCTGACGATGGCGTTTCTGACCAGCGCGTGGCAAGTCTGGCCGGTGTTTCTCGTCTATGGCATTTACTACGCCGTGACCGAACCGATTGAAAAGAAGTTCGTGGCCGATCTAGCCGGACGCGAGCGGAAGAGCATCGCCTATGGCTGGTACAACTTCGCGATGGGGCTTGGCGCGTTGCCGGCCAGCGTGCTGTTCGGGTATTTGTACGAAAGTCTCGGCGCGCTGACTGCATTCGGTTTCGGCGCAGGCATGGCCGCCGTCGCGGCGGGGTTGTTGACGCTGGTGCGCGCGCCGCGGCCAGAAGTTTCTCACGCTTAG